In Candidatus Polarisedimenticolia bacterium, one DNA window encodes the following:
- the yvcK gene encoding uridine diphosphate-N-acetylglucosamine-binding protein YvcK, with product MLRAEVERSIASIAPGRFRGRDRVPARRLVALGGGTGLPVVLRGLRKGLFPRPRRADSLERERLTAIVNVADDGGSSGRLRRAYGVLPPGDIRNCLVALADEGSALSPVFDFRFEGNGGLGGHSLGNLILTALSRMEEDFSVAVERAAGLLATRGRVFPATLEDVSLLARFADGSRVAGESRIAAVRRAVRRLSLVPPKVRALPQALEAVERADRIVIGPGSLYTSLIPILLVEDLVEAVARSRARVMLVMNLMTEPGETDGYSASDIVLALRRHAPGLPIDDVLIHDAPIPRYLAARYAESGAVPIKADPRLIRSLGCRPIGRDLLRRGTKVRHDPVKLARAILGTPAGRRA from the coding sequence ATGCTGAGAGCGGAAGTGGAGAGGAGCATTGCGTCGATCGCGCCGGGGCGATTCCGGGGCCGGGATCGGGTTCCCGCCCGTCGCCTGGTCGCGCTCGGCGGCGGAACCGGACTTCCGGTCGTGTTGCGCGGCCTGAGGAAGGGGCTCTTTCCGCGGCCGAGGCGCGCCGACTCCCTGGAGCGCGAGCGCCTGACCGCCATCGTCAATGTCGCCGACGACGGCGGCAGCTCGGGCAGGCTGCGGCGGGCGTACGGCGTGCTCCCGCCCGGCGACATCCGCAACTGCCTGGTGGCTCTGGCCGACGAGGGATCGGCCCTGTCCCCCGTCTTCGATTTCCGCTTCGAAGGGAACGGGGGGCTCGGGGGGCACAGCCTCGGAAACCTCATCCTGACCGCCCTGAGCCGGATGGAAGAGGACTTCTCCGTGGCCGTGGAGCGAGCCGCGGGCCTGCTTGCCACGCGCGGCCGGGTCTTCCCGGCGACGCTTGAGGACGTCTCCCTGCTCGCCCGGTTCGCGGACGGCAGCCGCGTCGCCGGAGAATCGCGGATCGCGGCGGTCCGCCGCGCGGTCCGCCGGCTCAGCCTGGTTCCCCCGAAGGTGAGGGCGCTGCCGCAGGCGCTCGAGGCTGTCGAGCGCGCGGATCGGATCGTCATCGGTCCGGGAAGCCTCTACACGAGCCTGATCCCGATCCTGCTGGTCGAGGACCTCGTGGAGGCGGTGGCGCGATCCCGGGCCCGCGTCATGCTCGTGATGAATCTGATGACCGAGCCGGGCGAGACCGACGGCTACAGCGCCTCGGACATCGTGCTCGCCCTTCGCCGGCACGCTCCCGGCCTGCCGATCGACGACGTCCTGATCCACGACGCGCCGATCCCCCGGTATCTGGCCGCGCGCTACGCCGAGAGCGGCGCGGTCCCGATCAAGGCCGATCCGCGTCTCATCCGGTCCCTCGGGTGCCGGCCGATCGGGCGCGACCTGCTGAGACGGGGCACCAAGGTCCGTCACGATCCGGTCAAGCTGGCCCGCGCCATCCTGGGGACGCCAGCCGGAAGGCGGGCATGA
- a CDS encoding class I SAM-dependent methyltransferase: MKIAQVGPSAWLWKKETGYYAGSAEELALRPVLPDIGRLRDRRIFELFLSHGSLSRGSRVLEIGCGRSPWLPFLALRLGCRVEGIDIEPHAADLARANLAGARAAGEIHCGDAFALVARPDLRHTFDLVYSMGVLEHYDDAAARIAVLADYLRPGGRILTTVPNLQGVNWLLQRLADLRTLQAHVVYDRTLLARVHEAAGFTSIASGYAGFFDAHLASAAGATSRVRRSMLRRLCRALGLGAEAWLRLCGERAAPDLRYVSPHVFYAGRRATPPGPAVEGAA, translated from the coding sequence ATGAAGATCGCTCAGGTCGGCCCGAGCGCGTGGCTCTGGAAGAAGGAGACGGGCTACTACGCCGGGAGCGCCGAAGAGCTTGCGCTGCGGCCGGTCCTCCCGGACATCGGCCGACTGCGCGATCGACGAATCTTCGAGCTCTTCCTGAGTCACGGCAGTCTGTCGCGGGGCTCCCGGGTCCTGGAGATCGGCTGCGGGCGCTCGCCCTGGCTGCCGTTTCTCGCCCTGCGGCTCGGGTGCCGCGTCGAGGGCATCGACATCGAGCCCCACGCCGCGGATCTGGCGCGCGCCAACCTCGCGGGGGCACGCGCCGCCGGGGAGATCCACTGCGGCGACGCCTTCGCCCTCGTCGCCCGGCCGGATCTGCGCCACACATTCGATCTCGTCTACTCGATGGGAGTGCTGGAGCACTATGACGACGCGGCCGCGCGGATCGCCGTCCTGGCGGATTACCTCAGGCCCGGCGGCCGGATCCTGACGACGGTCCCGAACCTGCAGGGGGTGAACTGGCTGCTGCAGCGCCTGGCCGACCTGCGGACCCTGCAGGCTCACGTGGTGTACGACCGGACCCTGCTGGCCCGGGTCCACGAGGCGGCAGGGTTCACCTCCATCGCGTCCGGGTACGCGGGGTTCTTCGACGCGCACCTGGCATCGGCCGCCGGGGCGACGAGCCGGGTGAGGCGATCGATGCTGCGGCGTCTCTGCCGGGCCCTCGGCCTGGGCGCCGAGGCGTGGCTGAGGCTCTGCGGGGAGCGCGCGGCCCCGGACCTGCGCTACGTCTCCCCGCACGTCTTTTATGCCGGCCGCCGCGCGACCCCTCCGGGCCCGGCCGTGGAGGGCGCGGCGTGA
- a CDS encoding XrtA system polysaccharide chain length determinant, with the protein MRGQSEQGEGIHRVLEIWGRRWWLGVAVFLGVLVPGLSFVAFLPDMYRATTTVLVERPQVSETFVRPAVTEELETRIHALSEEILSRANLAELLTRFDLYPILRQKASVEDAIMKLRRDIDLDLKGVENGWSRGATVAFVLGYRGRDPRKVAQVVNTLASFYVEENTKVREAQAARTSEFLKSQLAEMKQKLADQENLIGQYKKRHAGELPQQVEANIAGLERLNAQLQLNNEKQIRAMERRDRLAGPSGDAVAGLDPEDDEGRLGRLKQELAALRRQYSAKYPDVVRLEREIAALEDRIAARAEAPGTTGGAVPAGAEAPPASASRRGPDAEIQALKREEERLRQTIAAYEQRVDNAPQRQQEFEALSRDYETTRELYDSLLKKHEESLLAESMEHGRTTEQFRVLDPALPPSAPAAPNRIWLSLMGLIVSVGLAVGAMALAEQLDTSFHTVESLRAFTRVPVLASIPRIVTRGDAFRRGLRIGVAAVGLVMVLAAAAGASCYLAREYEPLVFMMSGGRL; encoded by the coding sequence ATGCGCGGACAGTCGGAACAGGGCGAGGGGATTCACCGGGTCCTCGAAATATGGGGCCGGCGGTGGTGGCTGGGGGTCGCGGTCTTCCTCGGCGTGCTCGTCCCCGGGCTCAGCTTCGTGGCGTTCCTCCCGGATATGTACCGGGCGACCACGACGGTCCTGGTGGAGAGGCCGCAGGTCTCGGAGACGTTCGTGCGTCCGGCGGTGACCGAAGAGCTGGAGACCCGGATTCACGCCCTCAGCGAAGAGATTCTCAGCCGGGCGAACCTGGCGGAGCTCCTGACGCGTTTCGATCTCTATCCCATCCTGAGGCAGAAGGCTTCCGTCGAGGACGCCATCATGAAACTGCGGCGCGACATCGACCTGGACCTCAAGGGGGTCGAGAACGGCTGGAGCCGCGGGGCGACGGTCGCCTTCGTCCTCGGCTACAGGGGGCGGGATCCCCGGAAGGTGGCGCAGGTCGTGAACACCCTGGCGTCGTTCTACGTGGAGGAGAACACGAAGGTCCGTGAGGCCCAGGCCGCGCGGACCTCCGAGTTCCTCAAGTCGCAGCTCGCGGAGATGAAGCAGAAGCTGGCGGACCAGGAGAACCTGATCGGGCAGTACAAGAAGCGCCACGCCGGCGAGCTGCCGCAGCAGGTCGAGGCGAACATCGCCGGCCTCGAGCGGCTGAACGCTCAACTGCAGCTCAACAACGAGAAGCAGATCCGGGCCATGGAGCGCCGTGACCGGCTGGCCGGGCCATCCGGCGACGCGGTGGCGGGGCTGGATCCGGAGGACGATGAGGGGCGCCTCGGCCGGCTGAAGCAGGAGCTGGCCGCGCTGCGCCGGCAGTACAGCGCCAAGTACCCCGACGTCGTGCGTCTCGAGCGGGAGATCGCGGCGCTCGAGGACCGGATCGCCGCGCGGGCCGAAGCGCCAGGCACCACGGGGGGCGCCGTCCCGGCCGGGGCCGAGGCGCCTCCCGCGAGCGCCAGCCGGCGCGGCCCGGATGCGGAGATCCAGGCTCTGAAGCGCGAGGAGGAGCGCCTGCGGCAGACCATCGCCGCCTACGAGCAGCGGGTGGACAACGCCCCCCAGCGACAGCAGGAGTTCGAGGCTCTGTCGCGCGATTACGAGACCACACGGGAGCTCTACGACTCCCTCCTGAAGAAGCACGAGGAGTCGCTGCTCGCCGAGAGCATGGAGCACGGCCGGACGACGGAGCAGTTCCGCGTCCTGGACCCTGCCCTCCCGCCCAGCGCGCCGGCGGCCCCCAATCGGATCTGGCTGTCGCTCATGGGGCTCATCGTGTCCGTTGGACTGGCGGTGGGGGCCATGGCCCTGGCCGAGCAGCTCGACACCTCCTTTCACACCGTCGAGAGCCTGCGCGCCTTCACCAGGGTGCCGGTGCTGGCCAGCATTCCGCGCATCGTCACCCGGGGGGACGCCTTCCGGAGGGGCCTGAGGATCGGGGTGGCGGCGGTGGGGCTGGTCATGGTGCTGGCGGCGGCCGCCGGCGCCTCCTGCTACCTGGCGCGCGAGTACGAGCCCCTGGTGTTCATGATGAGCGGCGGCCGCCTCTAG
- a CDS encoding CpsD/CapB family tyrosine-protein kinase, with translation MPESIGAERPSRIGPVRPAPENASAGGAKRLDPHLVSLSAPASFEAEQYRTLRARLESRQEGKAIQVVAVTSATVGDGKTTTAINLAGALAQSSEARVLLVDADLRRPSVESLLGWSGPGLADAILDTDRTLMSTVRQDPSMNLSVITAGRKPEAPYEALKSARLGTLFEEMRRHYDYIVVDTPPLLPVPDCRLIARWVDGFLMVVAAHRTPRKLFEEGMSLLDPSRVIGLVFNGASRPYSRYYGRYHAYGHPSRQSAPGPRPPSRPAPRPTSG, from the coding sequence ATGCCTGAGTCGATCGGCGCGGAGCGTCCGTCACGGATCGGACCGGTCCGGCCGGCGCCCGAGAACGCCTCCGCGGGCGGGGCGAAGAGGCTCGATCCCCATCTGGTGAGCCTGTCCGCACCCGCGTCGTTCGAGGCCGAGCAATACCGGACGCTGCGCGCGCGCCTCGAATCCCGCCAGGAGGGGAAGGCGATCCAGGTCGTGGCGGTCACCAGCGCCACGGTCGGAGACGGCAAGACCACGACCGCCATCAACCTGGCCGGGGCCCTGGCGCAGTCCTCCGAAGCCCGAGTCCTCCTGGTGGACGCCGACCTCCGCCGCCCGTCCGTGGAGTCGCTGCTCGGCTGGAGCGGCCCCGGGCTGGCCGACGCCATCCTCGACACGGACCGTACCCTGATGTCCACCGTCCGCCAGGACCCGTCGATGAACCTGTCGGTCATCACCGCGGGCCGGAAGCCCGAGGCGCCGTACGAGGCGCTGAAGTCGGCGCGGCTCGGCACCCTGTTCGAGGAGATGCGCCGGCATTACGACTACATCGTCGTCGACACCCCGCCGCTGCTTCCGGTCCCGGATTGCCGCTTGATCGCGCGGTGGGTGGACGGCTTTCTCATGGTCGTCGCGGCGCACCGCACCCCCAGGAAGCTGTTCGAGGAGGGGATGAGCCTCCTGGATCCCTCCCGGGTCATCGGGCTCGTCTTCAACGGCGCCAGCCGGCCTTATTCCCGCTACTACGGCCGGTACCACGCGTACGGCCACCCGTCGCGACAGTCCGCCCCGGGCCCCCGGCCTCCTTCGCGGCCCGCCCCGCGTCCCACGTCGGGCTGA
- a CDS encoding polysaccharide biosynthesis/export family protein yields the protein MRAIRSVALCLAILAILFIPGPPPAAQERSPGRSGPPETTSGDYRIGPEDVLTIAVWKNEALGGEMPVRPDGMISLPLLNDVQAAGLTPMELRDVLVKRLSEYMPSPEVSVIIKEVRSPKVSILGEVVHPGRYDLKGRTTVLDLLALAGGLTEFASRSRIVILRGDGPGPARIRFNYGKATQDGARENIELRPGDIVLVL from the coding sequence ATGAGAGCCATCCGATCCGTCGCGCTGTGCCTGGCCATCCTGGCCATCCTGTTCATCCCGGGTCCGCCGCCCGCGGCGCAGGAGCGGTCCCCCGGCCGGAGCGGTCCCCCGGAAACCACGTCCGGGGACTACCGGATCGGGCCCGAGGATGTCCTCACAATCGCGGTCTGGAAGAACGAGGCCCTCGGCGGGGAGATGCCGGTGCGGCCGGACGGGATGATCTCGCTGCCGCTCCTCAACGACGTGCAGGCCGCAGGCCTCACCCCCATGGAGCTCAGGGACGTCCTCGTGAAGCGGCTCTCCGAGTACATGCCGTCGCCCGAGGTCTCGGTGATCATCAAGGAGGTCCGGAGCCCGAAGGTCTCGATCCTCGGAGAAGTGGTGCATCCCGGACGCTACGACCTCAAGGGACGGACCACCGTGCTGGATCTTCTCGCCCTGGCAGGAGGCCTGACCGAATTTGCCTCGCGCTCGCGCATCGTCATCCTGCGCGGCGACGGTCCCGGACCTGCCCGCATCCGGTTCAACTACGGCAAGGCGACGCAGGACGGGGCAAGGGAGAACATCGAGCTGCGTCCCGGCGACATCGTGCTGGTGCTCTGA
- a CDS encoding sugar transferase produces the protein MTAMLGALIQAMAAVRPLARRTVILGTGPMARTVAREIAARRGCREAIVGVVAEAPGGAPRAFGSPVLGALGDLDEVLRRAAPGRVIVALRDRRGRLPVESLLDARVRGVAVEEATEVLERLTGKIAIEAVSPGSLAFASEFSGSRLHDALARALGVLVAGLGLVLMAPLLALVAIAIRLDSPGPVLFVQEREGLRGRTFRLLKFRTMHAPEGPTTLWARDNGDRITRIGRWLRRFRLDELPQFVNVLRGDMNLIGPRPQPLPNCDLFARTVPYYRLRSAVRPGVTGWAQVRYGYANDLEEETEKMRYDLYYIKHRSVWLDVRILLDTVRVVLQGGGAEAREAAASFPARVGSMAFLPRIPHRHGAGRSHRLSFRRDPLGMLEDPHPRPGPRLP, from the coding sequence ATGACGGCGATGCTCGGCGCGCTGATCCAGGCTATGGCCGCCGTCCGGCCGCTGGCCCGGCGCACGGTGATCCTCGGGACCGGCCCCATGGCCCGCACGGTCGCGCGCGAGATCGCGGCGCGCCGCGGTTGCCGTGAGGCGATCGTCGGAGTCGTCGCCGAGGCCCCGGGAGGAGCGCCCCGGGCGTTCGGCTCGCCCGTCCTCGGGGCTCTCGGCGATCTCGACGAGGTGCTGCGCCGCGCCGCGCCGGGGCGCGTGATCGTCGCCCTGCGCGATCGGCGTGGGCGTCTTCCAGTCGAAAGCCTGCTCGACGCCCGGGTGCGCGGCGTCGCCGTGGAGGAAGCGACCGAGGTCCTGGAGCGCCTCACCGGAAAGATCGCCATCGAAGCCGTCTCCCCCGGCTCCCTCGCTTTCGCGAGCGAGTTCAGCGGCTCCCGGCTGCACGACGCGCTGGCGCGCGCGCTCGGCGTCCTCGTGGCGGGCCTTGGCCTCGTCCTGATGGCGCCGCTCCTGGCGCTGGTCGCCATCGCGATCAGGCTGGATTCGCCCGGTCCGGTCCTGTTCGTCCAGGAGCGGGAGGGTCTCCGCGGCAGGACGTTCCGTCTCCTGAAGTTCCGGACCATGCATGCCCCGGAGGGTCCGACGACTCTGTGGGCGCGGGACAACGGTGATCGCATCACGCGGATCGGCCGCTGGCTGCGCCGGTTCCGTCTCGACGAGCTGCCGCAGTTCGTCAATGTCCTGCGGGGGGACATGAATCTCATCGGTCCCCGCCCGCAGCCGCTGCCGAACTGCGATCTCTTCGCCCGCACGGTGCCGTACTACCGCCTGCGCTCCGCCGTGCGTCCCGGAGTGACAGGCTGGGCCCAGGTCCGTTACGGGTACGCGAACGACCTCGAGGAGGAGACGGAGAAGATGCGCTACGACCTGTACTACATCAAGCATCGATCCGTCTGGCTGGACGTGCGCATCCTGCTGGACACCGTCCGGGTCGTGCTCCAGGGCGGCGGCGCCGAGGCGCGCGAAGCGGCGGCCTCCTTTCCGGCCCGCGTGGGAAGCATGGCGTTCCTGCCGCGGATTCCGCATCGGCACGGCGCAGGACGAAGCCACCGGCTGAGCTTCCGAAGGGACCCGCTCGGGATGCTGGAGGATCCGCACCCGCGCCCCGGCCCGCGGCTTCCATGA
- a CDS encoding choice-of-anchor P family protein: MNHGTNGLGRLAALAMAAALLALWPAAAMAQTVDGAATAIQASVLGMSTALADTGPLADAQDLRESSEPTAAILSVGSAGVLHAATGSSTNTPQPFVASESSLADLALSVAGNSVSAAFVMARAIAPQGGTPVGTSEFDALSVNGMAVPVSGAPNQMVSLLGGRLVLNEQIASTAGTTVNALHLVVDGIADVVIASAKAGTGSGGSSVPPPILPPLPLF, encoded by the coding sequence ATGAATCACGGAACGAACGGACTTGGCAGGCTGGCGGCGCTCGCCATGGCAGCGGCGCTTCTGGCCTTATGGCCCGCGGCCGCGATGGCGCAGACCGTCGACGGCGCCGCCACCGCGATCCAGGCGAGCGTCCTGGGCATGAGCACGGCACTCGCGGACACGGGACCGCTGGCCGACGCGCAGGACCTTCGAGAGTCGTCGGAGCCCACCGCCGCCATCCTGTCGGTCGGCAGCGCCGGCGTCCTGCACGCCGCCACGGGGAGCTCGACCAACACGCCGCAGCCCTTCGTGGCGTCGGAGTCGTCCCTCGCCGACCTGGCCCTGTCGGTCGCAGGCAACTCCGTGTCCGCCGCCTTCGTCATGGCCAGGGCGATCGCCCCGCAGGGGGGCACCCCGGTCGGCACGTCGGAGTTCGACGCCCTGTCGGTCAACGGCATGGCGGTCCCCGTGAGCGGCGCCCCGAACCAGATGGTGTCCCTCCTGGGAGGCCGGCTGGTCCTCAACGAGCAGATCGCGTCGACGGCGGGAACGACCGTCAACGCGCTGCACCTGGTCGTCGACGGCATCGCGGACGTGGTGATCGCCTCCGCGAAGGCGGGAACCGGCTCCGGCGGCTCGTCGGTGCCGCCGCCGATCCTGCCGCCCCTGCCGCTGTTCTAA
- a CDS encoding O-antigen ligase family protein, which translates to MSAGRSTEWWRPELAPAAADRLPAEVPGDAARAGSETPFRALMAFTFVLLLAPQSFVPALAPMRPGLLMAAIAITTYLFDRLVSRRPILRISPEIAASAALLAWAVVTLPMSYWPGGSLAFILEVYSKTLAIFCLLVQVVVTPRRLRTVAWGLALMAMPLAAFGIREYLAGRFISSGAVRRIQSYDAPLTQNPNDLALMLNLILPLTLALILIQRAPLPRLALIVGALLSVVAIILTFSRAGFITLAVTGAFYLARTLRRPGRGWALAVLVLALLGTPFLPQGYLDRLSTITNIHSDPTGSAQERWGDTQAALEFVSENPVVGAGIGMNALALNELRGALWKKIHNAYLEYAVDLGLPGLALFLIILVGCIRATVLVMRRTAARPEGRDLFLLAEGIQAGLAAFAVAALFHPVAYHFYFYYLAGLALAARAACEAGIPG; encoded by the coding sequence ATGAGCGCCGGCCGGAGCACCGAGTGGTGGAGGCCGGAACTCGCGCCGGCGGCGGCCGATCGACTCCCCGCGGAGGTCCCGGGAGACGCGGCGCGCGCCGGGAGCGAGACCCCCTTCCGGGCGCTCATGGCGTTCACCTTCGTCCTGCTACTCGCCCCCCAGTCCTTCGTTCCGGCCCTAGCGCCGATGCGTCCGGGGCTCCTGATGGCGGCGATCGCCATCACGACCTACCTGTTCGATCGTCTCGTGAGCCGCCGGCCGATCCTGAGAATTTCCCCCGAGATCGCGGCGTCCGCCGCCCTTCTGGCCTGGGCGGTCGTGACGCTTCCCATGTCGTACTGGCCCGGAGGGAGCCTGGCCTTCATCCTCGAGGTCTATTCCAAGACGCTGGCGATCTTCTGCCTGCTCGTCCAGGTCGTGGTGACGCCCCGCAGGTTGCGCACGGTGGCCTGGGGGCTGGCGCTGATGGCGATGCCCCTGGCGGCGTTCGGCATCCGCGAATACCTCGCCGGGCGCTTCATCTCATCCGGCGCGGTCCGGCGCATCCAGAGCTACGATGCCCCTCTGACGCAGAACCCGAACGACCTGGCGCTGATGCTCAACCTCATCCTGCCGCTCACCCTGGCGTTGATCCTGATCCAGCGTGCGCCTCTACCGCGCCTGGCCCTCATCGTCGGCGCGCTCCTGAGTGTCGTCGCGATCATCCTGACGTTCTCGCGCGCCGGCTTCATCACCCTCGCCGTCACCGGCGCCTTCTATCTGGCCAGGACCCTGAGAAGGCCCGGACGGGGCTGGGCGCTCGCGGTCCTCGTGCTGGCTCTCCTGGGCACGCCGTTCCTGCCCCAGGGGTACCTCGATCGGCTGAGCACCATCACCAACATCCACTCCGACCCGACGGGATCGGCGCAGGAGCGCTGGGGGGACACGCAGGCGGCCCTGGAGTTCGTCTCCGAGAACCCCGTGGTCGGCGCCGGAATCGGGATGAACGCCCTCGCCCTGAACGAGCTGCGTGGGGCCCTTTGGAAGAAGATCCACAACGCGTATCTCGAATACGCGGTCGATCTGGGCCTGCCGGGGCTGGCGCTCTTCCTGATCATCCTCGTCGGCTGCATCCGGGCCACCGTCCTGGTCATGCGGCGCACGGCGGCCCGGCCCGAAGGGCGCGACCTGTTCCTGCTCGCGGAGGGAATCCAGGCCGGCCTGGCAGCCTTCGCGGTCGCCGCCCTGTTCCACCCCGTCGCCTATCACTTCTATTTCTACTACCTGGCGGGTCTCGCCCTGGCGGCGCGGGCGGCGTGCGAGGCCGGGATACCAGGCTGA
- a CDS encoding glycosyltransferase family 2 protein — MGAVALFWISVILIGYTYLGYPLLIRAWAARHPGRPAAGCDLPSVSVVIVAHDEGARIAARIENLLALSYPKDRVEILVGSDGSTDDTAARARTFTGDGVRVDDFKERRGKAAVLGDLLPLCRGEIVVLADARQRFEATALEALLRPFGDPAVGAVGGELILTDRPVATTVSRGVGLYWRCETAIRASESRIDSTVGASGAVYAIRRALFEPIPADTILDDVLIPMRIARRGYRVVFEAGARAYDQPAETPRQEFVRKVRTIAGNFQLFARELWLLDPRRNRLWLQTVSHKGLRLLGPVLLAAILGSNVLLADRPLYAATLLAQGIFYAAALGGALAGAGRGGAVLAVPYTVCLLNWATAVAFLRVVTGRQRVTWERAPV, encoded by the coding sequence ATGGGTGCGGTCGCGCTGTTCTGGATCTCCGTCATCCTGATCGGCTACACGTACCTCGGCTACCCGCTGCTGATCCGGGCCTGGGCCGCGCGGCACCCGGGACGGCCCGCGGCCGGGTGCGACCTCCCCTCGGTCTCGGTCGTGATCGTGGCGCACGACGAGGGGGCGCGCATCGCCGCCAGGATCGAGAATCTCCTGGCGCTGAGCTATCCGAAGGACCGTGTCGAGATCCTCGTCGGATCGGACGGATCGACGGACGACACGGCGGCGCGCGCCCGGACCTTCACCGGGGACGGGGTGCGGGTGGACGATTTCAAGGAGCGCCGCGGCAAGGCGGCCGTGCTCGGCGATCTGCTCCCCCTCTGCCGGGGAGAGATCGTGGTCCTGGCGGACGCGCGGCAGCGGTTCGAGGCGACGGCGCTCGAGGCGCTCCTGCGCCCCTTCGGCGATCCCGCCGTCGGCGCGGTCGGCGGCGAGCTGATCCTGACCGATCGGCCGGTGGCGACGACCGTGAGCCGTGGCGTGGGCCTTTACTGGCGCTGCGAGACGGCGATCCGGGCGAGCGAGAGCCGCATCGACTCGACCGTCGGGGCCTCAGGGGCGGTCTACGCCATCCGGCGCGCGCTGTTCGAGCCGATTCCCGCGGACACGATCCTGGACGACGTGCTCATCCCGATGCGCATCGCGCGCCGCGGCTACCGGGTGGTGTTCGAGGCCGGGGCCCGCGCCTACGACCAGCCGGCGGAGACTCCGCGCCAGGAATTCGTCCGCAAGGTCCGCACTATCGCCGGAAATTTCCAGCTGTTCGCCCGCGAGCTCTGGCTTCTCGACCCGCGCCGCAACCGTCTCTGGTTGCAGACCGTGTCGCACAAAGGGCTCCGTCTGCTGGGCCCCGTGCTCCTGGCGGCGATCCTGGGATCGAACGTCCTGCTCGCCGATCGGCCGCTCTACGCCGCCACGCTGCTGGCCCAGGGGATCTTCTACGCCGCGGCGCTGGGCGGCGCGCTGGCGGGCGCGGGACGTGGCGGCGCCGTCCTGGCCGTGCCGTACACGGTCTGCCTCCTGAACTGGGCGACCGCCGTCGCATTCCTCCGCGTCGTCACCGGGCGCCAGCGCGTCACCTGGGAGCGGGCCCCCGTCTAA
- a CDS encoding post-COAP-1 domain-containing protein, producing MTLKRTIARNAVLAFAVFSLILTGGGRTFAWPTDNLPPSDFVTGGGWIVGTPSGAKGNFGVGGGVKNGAFWGHLNYLDHGSGMHVKATSITGYVFVDDRTRDICGTYETNTGDSGYFRVRVTDNGEPGRDDFFGIRLQSGYLAMGDLGGPDPGGGNIQLHKGNASNTPPATGSYCPV from the coding sequence ATGACTCTCAAGAGAACGATCGCGCGCAACGCAGTCCTGGCATTTGCGGTCTTCAGCCTGATACTGACCGGCGGCGGGCGGACCTTCGCCTGGCCGACCGACAATCTGCCTCCGTCCGACTTCGTCACCGGCGGGGGATGGATCGTCGGCACCCCCTCCGGCGCCAAGGGGAACTTCGGCGTCGGCGGAGGGGTGAAGAACGGCGCCTTCTGGGGACACCTCAACTACCTCGATCACGGCAGCGGCATGCACGTGAAGGCGACCAGCATCACCGGCTACGTCTTCGTGGACGACAGGACCCGCGACATCTGCGGGACCTACGAGACGAACACCGGGGACTCCGGCTACTTCCGGGTCCGCGTGACCGACAACGGCGAGCCCGGCCGAGACGACTTCTTCGGGATCAGGCTGCAGAGCGGCTATCTCGCCATGGGCGACCTGGGCGGACCGGACCCGGGAGGCGGGAACATCCAGCTCCACAAGGGGAACGCCTCCAACACGCCCCCCGCGACCGGCTCCTACTGTCCGGTCTGA